The Mucilaginibacter gracilis genomic interval ACGACGAAACCGCAAAAAAACTAGCCCAAAAATTCCAGGATAATTATCAGCAATACAAGCAGGTCGCCATGTCGTAGCGGATTTCCTGCTTTCAACAAACGGCTGTTATTATACCTCTGAAGAAGTTAAGGCATCAATAAAGTGCAATGTAAAAGCTAAATTTTCTTAAGTGTGAAAAGTATATTCGATAGTATTTTTCTGTATATTTACCTTAAACCAATCCCATCATGAAAACCTTTAAAGCATCCCAGGAATTGATCGACATTTTATTAACTTATGGATTTGTCGAAGATACCCACATCAATTACCCTGAGCACGCCGCGAGGTTAAAAGCTGACCCATATGACCCATCGCATATGAAACGCCACTTTGTTTTCAAGGGCACGAGGGAAAAACTGCATTTCGATTACGTTAATATGTATTTACCTACTGGTGGAAATACTATGTCTTTTACAACAGATGAACTGAAATCCCTTATCGCATTCTGCCGCCTCTCAGCCACAGATAGAACCGCTTTAACTGATGAACGATACCAAGCTTTAAGTATACCTGAAATCATTTCCGATGTAAAGCGCCATCCCTATATCTATTCCAAATCAGTTTACAAAAGGGCGAAATTGCAATTTGAGAAGATACCGGACATAAATTAGTATCTTGTGGAATTCAGCACTTAATATTCTTCGACCATACTTCTAATTTTTTGATTGTAAGCAATCTCCTTAGCGCGATTTTGTTCACCCGAAATATCTTGAAGGATGGCCATATAGCCCTCTACTATCTTCAATTCGGCTTCAGTGAAAAAGCCAGGATTTGATCTCGCCCAATTTCTTAAAAGATCAATTCCCTGTATCGTTTTGACTTCTCGTTCCCGCAAGGTATAAACTGACAGTTTTGCAAAATTTAACTGCGTATCTGAATCCCATTCATCTATCCAACGCTTTCCAAGCATTTTCAAAAGCATCGTGTCAAACGTTAGTTTCCTTTCGACTTTAGCAGATATTGAATGAGGTATTAGGAAGACGTTTCGGACGTTTGCAATAGCTTCTATATTCAATGCAAATTCCTCACCATATCCTTCAATTTCTTTTTGCGTGGATTTAGAAATAAGCAACTCTAAATACACTTTCGCCCGCGAACTACTGGTCCCCATGAAGTCGAGAAGCAATTTCGAAAATATATTGGCTCGGGTTTGTGAAGTCCCAATTTTTAAAATATTTTTAAACAACTGTTCGGGCTTGTTCCACATCCCATCCCGAGTACTACGCAGGAGTAATACATCATCAAAAAAAACAGTTAGTGCAATAGAGAAGCCACTATGATCAGGCCTTTTTAAAAGTTCGCCTAAAACCCCATCCCATAAAGAAGTGTTTTTAGCCGGCAAATCATCAAAGGGCGGCAATAAATACAATGTGGCTAAAGAAGCGATAAATATTTCTTCAGGAACTTCAATCAAAATTTGAGTTGCTGATCTGTTACTTAGTGAGAAACCCAAAATGTGCTGTTCAAGTTCTTCAGGAATATCTTTGGTTGTAAGTACAACGCTTTTGATCAAACTAGAAACATTTGACAACTCATGGATTAGGACATTATGTTCTGAAGTTTCGAGCTTTTTCCAGTTTGAAATAACATAGCGCCAAAAAGTTGCCTGAAAAACTTTGTTCTCAACGGATAGAAACTTGTGAATAAGAGCTATTCGGTCTGTACTCGTAATTGCATCGATTTTGTAGGAAAAAAACCACACTGGAATTTCGGCAAGGGACGTGTGATATCCCTTATCGGATATATGGGCTACCACCCAATCAATAAACGCATGAAGGATGCGAATTAGCGTATTGTTCTCTACTTGCGATTCTTGAAAAGTCATTATAAACCGGTTCGTGTTTATTCTAACCAATGTTGGCAAATGCTTGAAAAACACGGGCATAAGAACAGCCCAAAGTTCCCACATATCTGGTGCCACACGATCTTCTATCTCGTACATCCAGTCAAACGTATAAATGGTATGTCCGGTGGAGATTATGATGAATGAGACCACACCATTTCGGCGCAAGCTGACCCACTGTTTCGGGGCAAACTGACCATGGTATTTCGGGGCAAACTGACCCACCAAAACGCGTAGCAAATGCTGTAGAAGTAACCATCTTTTGAGGGCAAAAGACCTGTCTAAGATGGCCAATTTGACAATCAGCATGAGTAAGATTAGAAAGATTTTAAGGATGAACAGTCAGGGTCGCAGCACGCGATTTATAGCTGCCCAGATTGATTCATCCCGGAATACCGTAAGAAAGTACCTGGCCGCCCTTAAGAAAAGCGGCTTTACCTTTGAAGAAGTTAATAGCCTGAATGATAAGGAGCTGGAAGATCTTTTCGGTAAGACCAGGGAAAACAACCAGCCAAGCAGCCGTATGCAATCCATGCTGCGCTGCTTCCCACATGTCGATAAAGAGCTCAAAAAGACCGGTATGAACCGGCAGCTCCTGTGGGAAGCCTATATCAAAGAGTTTCCCGACGGCTATAAGTACACCCAGTTTTGCACGTATTACAACCAATGGAAGACCAGGGTCAACCCGACCATGCACATGGATCACAAGGCCGGAGACAAGCTATACGTTGATTTTGCGGGTGAAAAGATGAGCTATACGGACAAGGAAACCGGTGAAGTTATTGAAGTAGAAGTCTTTGTAGCAATCCTTGGGGCCAGCCAGCTCACCTATGTAGAGGCTGTTATGAGCCAGCAAAAGGAAGACTTTATTGCAGCCTGCGAGAATACCCTGCACTTCATCGGGGGCGTTCCTGCCGCCATTGTGCCGGATAACCTGAAGGCGGCTGTAACCAAAAGCAGCCGCTATGAACCAACCCTTAACGAAACATTTGAAGACTTCGCCGATCATTATGGCACTACCATATTACCAGCGCGGGCGTACCGCCCGCGTGACAAAGCATTGGTAGAAGGCGCCGTTAAGATCATTTATACCAAGGTATACGCCCCTTTAAACAAGCATATCTACCATTCTTTAACAGAACTCAATACGGCGATCTGGCAAGCCCTGGAAGTCCATAACAGCCAGTTGCTCAAGGGGCGCAATTACAGCAGGATACTACAGTTTGAAGAGATAGAGCGTGGGACACTGGCACCGCTGCCTGTGTTGCGTTACCAGTTCAAAAAGCACTTCTATGCCAGGGTGATCAAGAATGGCCATGTCAATCTCGGCCCTGATAAGCACTATTACAGTGTGCCTTACCGCTTCATCGGCAAGCGGGTTAAGCTATTATACTCCCGCACTATTGTAGAGATCTACTCCAATTATGAGCGTATCGCTTTGCACCCGCGCGAAAAGAACCCCTACGGGTATACTACCGACAAAGAACATATGGCCAGCGCTCACCGCTTCAAAAGTGACTGGACGCCAGATATGTTCCTCAATTGGGCGGCCTCCATCCATGAAGATGTCAGGCTATATATCCTTCAAATACTGGAGCGTAAACAACACCCCGAACAGGCTTACAAATCCTGCCTGGGGGTACTTGGCTTTGCAAAAAAGGCAGGGAACGACCGGTTAATAATGGCCTGTCAGCGAGGGCTCAGTTATGGCCTTTATAGCTATAAAACGATACAAACCATATTGGAAAACAAGATGGACAACTATGAGGAAAGCATATTTGCCGATGAGCTACCCATGCCTAACCATGATAATATCCGGGGAAAAGACTATTACAAATAACCATTTAAAACAACAATAACATGAACACAAGCACCTTAGACAAACTGCGGAAGATGAAGTTCTTCGGCATGTTTCATGCCTTTAAAAGCAGCATGGAAACCGGTAAAACAAACGATTACACGGCAGATGAACTGCTGGCCCACCTGGTAGATGCAGAATGGGACGACCGGCAGAACAGGCGTATTGAACGCACAATCCTATATGCCCGGTTCCGCTATAAAGCTTCAATTGAAGATGTTCATTATCATGCCGACCGAAGTATTGACCGCAACCAGATC includes:
- the istA gene encoding IS21 family transposase — encoded protein: MSKIRKILRMNSQGRSTRFIAAQIDSSRNTVRKYLAALKKSGFTFEEVNSLNDKELEDLFGKTRENNQPSSRMQSMLRCFPHVDKELKKTGMNRQLLWEAYIKEFPDGYKYTQFCTYYNQWKTRVNPTMHMDHKAGDKLYVDFAGEKMSYTDKETGEVIEVEVFVAILGASQLTYVEAVMSQQKEDFIAACENTLHFIGGVPAAIVPDNLKAAVTKSSRYEPTLNETFEDFADHYGTTILPARAYRPRDKALVEGAVKIIYTKVYAPLNKHIYHSLTELNTAIWQALEVHNSQLLKGRNYSRILQFEEIERGTLAPLPVLRYQFKKHFYARVIKNGHVNLGPDKHYYSVPYRFIGKRVKLLYSRTIVEIYSNYERIALHPREKNPYGYTTDKEHMASAHRFKSDWTPDMFLNWAASIHEDVRLYILQILERKQHPEQAYKSCLGVLGFAKKAGNDRLIMACQRGLSYGLYSYKTIQTILENKMDNYEESIFADELPMPNHDNIRGKDYYK